Proteins encoded by one window of Crassostrea angulata isolate pt1a10 chromosome 9, ASM2561291v2, whole genome shotgun sequence:
- the LOC128164293 gene encoding uncharacterized protein LOC128164293 — MSMIRIPPYRFRLVSKIAKTRGTRGFTEKTARAVSDFIEVKHKDTLFKNKDDHLNQAVSHMMKNIVIESSKQDARFKVKDLQLIGSMYEETKILAPNEFDFFAVFDYDITSDRGISLESGCRPGFTKIRVNENSKQWSDCCQGFYLSPHKCMRIFETLLPSHLENISPIITPSGTLYGWKRRKRTFDFVWKKNGDSNMNIAVDIMPAFPVIYKDLHKTLREDCTDTRMDEIGHNQVCYLIPRSCEHHYEGKCWHNSFAHAESEMIRKMDSGKKKCHRVLKLLFTSDQMGKSEYLTSYALKSAIMYKSKKDFDHELEFILFIFIYFAKCFDQTCMPTYFLTKTNVLKNILEHRTHNIWGSHFLCDTLVRRQLVGNIEKSELRRRYPAWNSAIVLEFWRRMMILLIVVFSTTESSENIEKVFELIIDTHSNSNFYYLDQLRNRKLNWLLAAPQYDVLNIRAKYRRVISSLDIPIYTEMTNELQKYKLLDIDALNSLIREYKYTFKAGNDQFVNLEVRRDTNVYIPNRTSCKSEYLLRQQYTVRY, encoded by the coding sequence ATGTCAATGATTCGTATTCCACCTTATAGATTTAGACTGGTAAGCAAAATTGCAAAAACTCGTGGCACGCGGGGATTCACTGAAAAGACAGCCCGTGCTGTATCAGATTTTATTGAAGTTAAACACAAGGACACATTGTTCAAAAATAAAGATGATCACCTTAATCAAGCCGTTTCTCACATGATGAAGAATATCGTAATAGAATCGTCAAAACAAGACGCTCGTTTTAAAGTCAAAGATTTACAGTTAATAGGAAGCATGTACGAAGAGACGAAGATTTTGGCACCAAATGAGTTCGATTTCTTCGCAGTGTTCGATTATGACATCACTAGCGATAGAGGAATTAGTTTGGAATCTGGATGTAGACCAGGTTTCACCAAAATCCGAGTAAACGAAAATTCCAAACAGTGGTCTGACTGTTGCCAAGGATTTTATTTGTCTCCTCATAAATGCATGAGAATATTTGAAACCCTTCTACCGTCACATCTTGAAAATATTTCACCAATCATCACTCCATCCGGAACATTGTATGGCTGGAAGAGAAGAAAGAGGACATTTGACTTTGTTTGGAAGAAAAACGGCGACAGTAACATGAATATTGCAGTCGACATTATGCCGGCTTTTCCTGTGATCTACAAAGATCTCCATAAAACTTTACGTGAAGACTGCACAGACACTAGAATGGACGAGATAGGCCATAATCAAGTTTGCTACTTAATTCCAAGGTCATGCGAACATCATTACGAAGGCAAGTGTTGGCATAATTCTTTTGCACATGCAGAAAGCGAAATGATTAGGAAAATGGACAGTGGAAAAAAGAAATGCCACCGTGTTCTTAAACTATTGTTTACCAGCGATCAAATGGGCAAGTCTGAATATTTGACGTCTTATGCACTCAAATCGGCCATCATGTACAAATCCAAGAAAGATTTTGACCATGAGCTTGAGttcattcttttcatttttatttactttgccAAATGCTTTGATCAGACGTGCATGCCAACCTATTTCTTGACTAAAACCaacgttttgaaaaatattcttgaGCATAGAACGCATAATATTTGGGGATCACACTTTCTTTGTGACACCCTTGTAAGGCGGCAACTAGTTGGAAACATTGAAAAGTCTGAGCTCAGACGGCGTTATCCAGCCTGGAATTCGGCAATAGTTTTAGAATTTTGGCGCCGGATGATGATTTTGCTAATAGTTGTATTTTCCACGACTGAGTCATCAGAGAATATTGAAAAAGTCTTTGAACTGATAATCGATACTCATTCCAATAGCAACTTTTATTATTTGGACCAACTCAGAAACAGAAAGTTGAATTGGCTGCTCGCGGCGCCTCAGTATGACGTGCTTAACATAAGAGCGAAATACCGGAGAGTGATAAGTTCTCTTGACATACCCATTTATACCGAAATGACAAATGAGttgcaaaaatataaattgttggACATAGATGCTTTAAACAGTTTAATCAGAGAATATAAATACACATTCAAAGCAGGAAATGATCAGTTTGTCAATTTGGAAGTCCGCAGAGACACCAACGTGTACATACCTAACAGGACCTCGTGTAAAAGTGAGTACTTGTTACGCCAGCAATATACCGTTCGGTACTGA
- the LOC128164294 gene encoding uncharacterized protein LOC128164294, whose product MRKFESLLPSQIADIEPITTPSGTLHGWKRRKRTFDLYWKDADGSKIDIAVDIMPAFPVIYRDLPTTLREACTDTRMHEIGPNQACFLIPRSCEHYYEGKCWHNSFAHAESELVRKMDAGKKKCHRVLKQLFTDDLMGKSGFLTSYALKSAIMYKSKKEFNNELDFLLYIFIHFAKCFDQTCMPTYFLTKTNVWKNIIEHRTQNIWDTKFLYDYHVKRQIIEHIDKDELKDPPCFPAWNVAVILEFWRRMMILFIVLFCRAESSMALDFAFSLIDDVHSKSNKFYMERLKDWKINWLVAAPQFDVMTLRKNHRKVIRALDIPVYTELVDELHKYKFLDMRAWLNSLVLNNQYKFEAGNNTFINLDVRRLSNVYMPYMSSCKSDALL is encoded by the coding sequence ATGAGAAAATTTGAAAGCTTGCTTCCATCACAAATAGCAGACATCGAACCAATCACCACACCATCAGGAACATTGCATGGCTGGAAGAGGAGAAAAAGGACATTCGATTTGTATTGGAAAGATGCAGATGGTTCTAAAATTGACATTGCAGTGGACATTATGCCGGCTTTTCCTGTGATCTACAGAGATCTTCCAACAACATTGCGCGAGGCTTGCACGGACACCAGAATGCACGAGATTGGACCTAATCAAGCTTGCTTCTTAATTCCGAGGTCATGTGAACATTATTACGAGGGGAAGTGTTGGCATAATTCATTTGCGCATGCGGAGAGTGAATTAGTTAGAAAGATGGACGCAGGAAAAAAGAAATGCCACCGTGTTTTAAAACAGTTGTTTACCGATGACTTGATGGGCAAGTCAGGATTCCTAACATCCTATGCATTGAAATCTGCAATAATGTACAAGTCCAAGAAAGAGTTTAACAATGAATTAGATTTTCTtttgtacattttcatacattttgcgAAGTGTTTTGATCAAACTTGCATGCCAACCTACTTCTTGACCAAAACAAACGTGTGGAAAAACATCATTGAACATCGCACACAAAATATTTGGGACACAAAATTCTTGTACGATTACCATGTGAAGAGACAAATTATAGAGCATATTGACAAAGATGAACTCAAAGATCCCCCTTGCTTCCCTGCGTGGAATGTGGCAGTAATCCTGGAATTCTGGCGTCGGATGATGATTCTGTTTATAGTACTTTTCTGTAGAGCCGAGTCATCCATGGCTTTAGACTTTGCTTTCAGTTTAATAGACGATGTCCACTCCAAAAGCAACAAATTTTATATGGAAAGGCTGAAAGACTGGAAGATTAATTGGCTGGTAGCAGCGCCTCAGTTTGATGTGATGACATTAAGAAAAAATCACAGAAAGGTTATAAGAGCTCTCGACATTCCCGTATACACGGAATTGGTAGACGAGTTGCACAAATATAAATTTCTTGATATGAGGGCCTGGTTGAACAGTTTGGTTTTAAATAATCAGTATAAATTTGAGGCAGGAAATAATACGTTTATCAATCTCGATGTTCGTAGACTTTCTAATGTATATATGCCCTACATGTCCTCATGTAAAAGCGATGCCTTATTATAA